AAGGTTTTGATCGAAGGAGGTTTCTAGGGACCCTAGGCGTTTTTACGGTTGCCATGGGGCTAATACTTGTCCTGGGTTCTTTAAAAAGTGACCATTCCGGAGAAATACCTTGGTTTCAAATATTAATCGTGAAGGTCTGGGCAACTCCGTGATTTGTACGCTCGGGCTTAAATTGCCGGTATGGGTGAGGGAGACCTCCTCCCCCAACCCATACCGGTGATTTTAAAAATAACTCCATACTATACTTTATTCTTCTCGTTAAGGTCCATGCGGAACCAAATTAAAAGAGTCCACTTTCTTACTCACTTTTTATACGTTCTTCTTTTCCTTTTTTCCCATACCCTATATGCCGAGCCTTTGCATTTTATTGCCTATGGTGATACGCGTAATGATATCACGATGAGGGGAAAACCCCAGACAAAACACCATTCCATTGCCAGGGTAATACGGGATGCTTCTCCGGACTTTATCCTCTTTTCGGGAGATATGATCTACCATAACGAGTTTGGGCAATTTTTAGAGGTGATTAACAGGAACTATGGAAAAGAGAAAATGATTCCTCTCTACCCGGTTATCGGCAACCATGAACTGATATTTGGAGAAAAAGTGGACATCCTCATAGAAAAAATATCAAAAGAAATGGCTGCAGCACACAATGCGCAAGGGCAACTCTCTCCGCACTCAAAACCTGCAGATAATGTACTCTTGCTGTGGAATGAATTATTTCAGAAACTGGCTTCCTTTACCGAGAAGGAATTGAAGCTAAGAAGCCGGCAGGTACTGTGTGAAGAAATCAGGGACAAACTGAATCCTTCCTATGCTTTGTATCTGAGAGAAGTTTTGGCGAAGACAACGGAACAGCAATCCTGGTATTCTTTTATGAAGGAGGTGGATGGATTAAAAATACAGTTTATTGCCTTGAATTCTTCGCTCCCTGACGATGAAGAACAATATCAATGGTTTTTGAACAGACTAAAACAATTCAGCGGCCCTAAAATCATCTTTGGGCATTATCCTTTTTATTCTATCGGATTTCATGGATGTACTGATCTCCTGAATAGTGCATCCCAGGCTGCCCGGTTTCGGGATCGGTATGCGGCGATTTGTAATGATATCGCCCATAACGTTGCATTGGTTATCAGCGGGCATGAACACAACTACCAGCGGTTCTCAAAGGTAGATAAAACAGGCCAGGTGCAATTGCCTGTGTATCTTGTCTCAGGGGGAGGAGGGGCAAGATTATCGGGTCAGGGGAGGTGCGATACCTCCAAAATCCCCCTGGACGGCTTTCAGTGTATAATGCTTACTCCTGCATACCATTTCGTGGAGATCGTTGCCAGTAGTGATAATAGAAAAAATGTACGTTTGCATTGCAAGGTACTTGGGTTACGACATGACGTGACAACAAACGTGCCTGAGGATGATGCCTTTGCAAGGCAATTTGTAAAAAACAATTTGGAAATAATCGATGAGTTTACCCTTGGTTTGCATAAATAACACTTCCGCACGCGTTTTTTCTGATTGACAAACATCAAATACCCAAAGTAGAATCATAGGGAGTTGTACGCATCACGCTCTTTTTATTTTTAACCAATTACCGGTAATTCTCTTGGATCGACAAGAGATTAAAAAGGGAATTCCATAACTCATTTTTGAGTTAAGGAGCGGACCCGCCGCTGTAACCGGGGACGAACATCACAATACCACTGGAAAGCAAAGCAGTTTAAAAGGTTTAATCTGATTAAACCGCTTTCTGGGAAGGAGTGATCAATAGTGTGATCCGGGAGCCAGAAGACCTGCCGGCAATTGCTTCACGTTATCTTCGATGGTAAAGAAGGTGAAGGATATATTATATAAACACAAATCACAAAGGGTCTTTAGACATCAGTGGATGAAAGACCTGTGATCTGATGTTTTTTATCCGTTATTCTGTGGTCAAGAAATTTCTGCGGAAGGAGGCTTTCCTCCACGCCACTTCAATATATGGCCTATATCTTCCTTTTTCGAAGGTATAGGCCTTTTTCTTTAACCGATACTCTATATGATAAAACTATTCAAAATAGTTGCTTTTGCCTTATTTCTGTTTTTATTACTATTCGAGAAAACGGTATATGCCATGCATATTACTGAAGGCATTTTGCCTCCTGCATGGGCTTTTCTGTGGTTTGCTGTATCACTGCCCTTTGTCGGCATTGGCATATACTTCATAAAGCAAAAGAAAAAGGCTACACCTGGTTTTCTTCCCATGGTCGGAATGCTTGGGGCAGCAGTATTTGTCTTTTCCTGTTTCCCGATTCCTGTTATTGCCTTAAATGGAATGGCCACATCTCACCCCTGTGGCACCGGTATGAGCGCCATATTGCTGGGGCCTTTTGTGAGTGTTGTTGTGGCAGCCATTGCATTACTCATTCAGGCCCTTTTTCTTGCCCATGGAGGGTTGACAACTCTGGGTGGTAATATTTTTTCCATGGGTATTCTTGGCTCTTTTTCCGGTTATTTTCTCTTCAAAATAGCTCAACGATGCGGTTTAAAACTGTTCTGGTGCGGATTTCTTGCCGGCGTCGTTTCTGATTTATGCACTTACCTGGGCACATCCATAGAGTTGGGACTTCTGGTGCTCAATAAAGGAGATTCATTTTTTATGGCAACAGCGGAAATATTCGGAGTATTTTTACTTACCTCCCAAGGAATACTTTGTGTGATAGAGGGAATTGTTGTGGGATTTGTGATTGTTTTTGTGTACAAACGAAAACCCGGTATCTTAGTAAATTTGGGAGTAACAAAAGATGAACCTGAAGCCATCAAAACATAGGAAAAGTATCTTGTCCTTTGTTTTTCTTCTCATCCTTCTCTTCCCCATGACACTTCAGGCTGAAAAAGTGCAAAGGGGAAAAACAGAGGAATTGATACTGCAGAAAAATGAAGAAGAGGCATGGACGGGGATAGATGTAAGTATTGTAGGAAAATATGCTGCGAAATATGGCCGACCTCCCCGCGATCCCTATATTAACACAGACCAGGGAGATATGCTCCTTTTTGTCTTTACCTTGGCCGGGGTAGCTGGGGGGTTTATTATGGGGTTTAACGCCCACAAGATCTTTTTTGAAAAACAGGAATGAGCCCAATGTATTATTTTCTCCCTCCGTACAATGATATTTTCTCTTCGAAAAGGCGTAATGGAGAAACAGGGTAAATGGGATTTTTTCACCACACATTTTCGGATATTTATGCCCATCGTAATAATTGGCTTACAAATGTGGATGTGCGGGTAAAGCTTTTTTATCTTTTTTCAATGCTTGCAATAAATTTATGGGCAAAAAATGTGTTTCCTTCCTTGTTCTTTCTGTTCGCATCCTTTACCCTCCTCATTGCAGTAAAACTCTCTCCTTTTACCATGCTTCGGAGTATGATCGTGCCCATATCATTTGCAATCTTAATCCTAGTAGTCAAGTGTTTGCACGAAGGCGAAAACGAGTGGGTTTCGCTTTCCCTTATAGGATACAAATTACCTATAAAAGAAGAGGGGTTACACAGCGGACTCCATATTGGAAGTAAAATATTAGGCGGGATTTCACTGGTAATGGTGTTTTCTTTTACCACTACAATACGCAGACTGAATGCGGGGCTCATGTGGTTTCGCATACCGGATACCATCATTGAACTCTTATCATTTATGTACCGTTATATTTTTCTGTTCCTGGATGAAGCCTCCATAATCTGGACTGCCCGCAAAACAAGACTGGGACACATCAGCTGGAGAAAAACGATCGAATCATTCGGAACACTTGGCGGCATGC
The sequence above is drawn from the Candidatus Brocadiaceae bacterium genome and encodes:
- the cbiQ gene encoding cobalt ECF transporter T component CbiQ, with the protein product MGFFHHTFSDIYAHRNNWLTNVDVRVKLFYLFSMLAINLWAKNVFPSLFFLFASFTLLIAVKLSPFTMLRSMIVPISFAILILVVKCLHEGENEWVSLSLIGYKLPIKEEGLHSGLHIGSKILGGISLVMVFSFTTTIRRLNAGLMWFRIPDTIIELLSFMYRYIFLFLDEASIIWTARKTRLGHISWRKTIESFGTLGGMLLIRSFERAERTYDAMRARGYEGGALSIKHLPSWGRSEYLLVSGIFFTLPPLIYTGNIEIW
- a CDS encoding metallophosphoesterase, translated to MRGKPQTKHHSIARVIRDASPDFILFSGDMIYHNEFGQFLEVINRNYGKEKMIPLYPVIGNHELIFGEKVDILIEKISKEMAAAHNAQGQLSPHSKPADNVLLLWNELFQKLASFTEKELKLRSRQVLCEEIRDKLNPSYALYLREVLAKTTEQQSWYSFMKEVDGLKIQFIALNSSLPDDEEQYQWFLNRLKQFSGPKIIFGHYPFYSIGFHGCTDLLNSASQAARFRDRYAAICNDIAHNVALVISGHEHNYQRFSKVDKTGQVQLPVYLVSGGGGARLSGQGRCDTSKIPLDGFQCIMLTPAYHFVEIVASSDNRKNVRLHCKVLGLRHDVTTNVPEDDAFARQFVKNNLEIIDEFTLGLHK
- a CDS encoding energy-coupling factor ABC transporter permease, translating into MIKLFKIVAFALFLFLLLFEKTVYAMHITEGILPPAWAFLWFAVSLPFVGIGIYFIKQKKKATPGFLPMVGMLGAAVFVFSCFPIPVIALNGMATSHPCGTGMSAILLGPFVSVVVAAIALLIQALFLAHGGLTTLGGNIFSMGILGSFSGYFLFKIAQRCGLKLFWCGFLAGVVSDLCTYLGTSIELGLLVLNKGDSFFMATAEIFGVFLLTSQGILCVIEGIVVGFVIVFVYKRKPGILVNLGVTKDEPEAIKT